TACTCATATATACCTTTGTTTTGATTGGGTTTTAGTTCTGTAGTAACTGGCCGTGGGTTTTGACCTGAACAGGCTGAGTTAGGGTTAAGCAAAGAGCTGAGAGAGATGCTTCCCATTGTCGTCTTTAAAGAGAGCTTCTTTGTAATGGATTCACAGTGAGTTTCTTTTCCCTTCTCTTAATAAATTAATCCTTCTTTTTCATAAATTGGAACAAGGGTAGTGATAGAACGTTtaaaaggttagttttgtgaATTAAATAATATGTTCTTACAATGGGGGAAGAAAACAAAgatgatatatatttacattggGGTCTATAGTGTTCTGTTTGGCTCAAATTGAATTCACTTTGTTACTTGAAATGGGACACCAGTTGCTTCCATGATCAGATAATTGTAGGAGGTTTATGGCTGTGGTATATATTCTAGACAATTGTGTATAGATCTCAAGTTCTCATACTCCCTGATAGTCTGAAATAATTTGTTACCCCAAGTTGTGTAGATCATTGGACTTAAACCTTGTTACTGTGAGCCAAACTAGAACCAAGGAATAAACAGATTTGGAAATTTTGAATTACAGATGTTCAGTGTGCCTTGGTGACTATCAAGCAGATGACAAGCTTCAACAGATCCCGGCATGTGGACATACTTTTCACATGGACTGCATTGATCTTTGGCTCACTTCACATACCACTTGCCCTCTCTGCCGTCTCACTCTTATCCCGACCCAATCCCATCAAAGCCAAGAAGATGATCCTCCTGTTCCCAGTCTTAGGACCCCTGATGGAGGAGTATCAAGTGACCCGGAACCTCAGCCAGACGACCACGGAAATGATGTCCAAGAGCAACAATGTGATCCAAGTGAGAATGATCGAGATGCAGAGAGCTCTGAAGAAACGCAAGAAGATGAACGAAACATCATCGGTACATCAAGTGGTGGTGGTAACTGTAAACTTGGTTAAAGATTTAGAGCTTGTGTTCAGTCCTTCATGTAACTGTAAAGCTTGTAACTTGTAACATTAGTGCGTTAGAGAGCTTGATTCATAAAAGAAGCAGACACTTTGGTCTTGATGTTAGAATCAAACATTTGAAAAATGACCTCTTTCCACTAGGCCTGAGCCTTTTTACCTCCTGACTGAAGCCCCGACCTTAACACGAACCATACTCATCCCATCTGTTATACAAAAAATCTCCGAACGGATTTTAAGAGCTTGGTACTTCGGGTTTGGGTACAACctgaaccgaaatccgaattaagatccgaaattagttaaatatataaatgttaaagtaataatttagatatttcaaagtattttaaagatttttgtaatctgttttatttgttattttttaataccTTCAGTTAGTTTAGGTAGTTTAACTAatattttctgaatatttttgtaaacttttaagtttaaaacagaaaatatagTTATAATCCAAACTGAATCCAATAGGATCCGAACCGGAACTAATCCAAAAATTAGTAAAACCCGAACGGAAGTTAcaaatataatatcaaaaatCCAAATCAACCAAACCAAATCCAACCCGCATTTGAATTACTTTCCACAGAAACTTGACTCCTTATCATCTGTGTTGTTTACTCAGCGCGCTAAAACAAAGAGTAATATGGTCTGTTACAAAAGATACCTAAATAATGAAATATTCAAAAAGGGTTTGATCTTAGCCATTGGCTACGGATAAGGCATAAAAGAAAAAGCAGAGTCAAAGACTCAAAGGtgggtgagagagagagagagagagagagagagagagagagagagagagagagagagagagactaaatCAATCAAGAATTTAGGAGAGGGAGACGTGTTTCTGCTGATTCATCTTTAGGGGCCAAGAACAAAGCTTGTATTGTTGTCCTCTGTCTCTGCTTTAatgctttctctttctctcacttGTTTGGTCCTAACAAAGATTCCTTTCCTTGTCCCTCGGCAAAGATAAGGATCTTTAAACTTGTGTCATCTCGTTGCTGTAATAATATCAGAGAAATCGAAAATGGGTTCAACAGTTCACTACTGTTGTGTCTCAAGAGGCAATCAGATTCTGTACGGTTACAACAATGGCGGAGACCACCACCGTAACGAAAGTCTCGCTGCCTTGTGTTTAGAAAAGACTCCGCCTTTCCACAAGTGGTACTTCGAAACCATAAGTAAGAGGACCTTCGGGTTCTTGATTGAAGAAGATGGGCTCGTGTATTTCGCCATTGTTGATGAGGTTTTCAAGAGATCTAGCGTTCTTGAGTTCCTTGAGAATCTGAGGGATGAGTTAAAGAAAGCAGACGAGAAGAATTCAAGAGGAAGCTTCTCTGGGAGTATCAGTTTTAACAATGTTCAAGACCAGCTTGTTCGAAGACTCATAGCTTCGTTAGAGCGTGTTGCTGAGAGTACTAATCATCTCACTTGTCTTCCGTTATCATCACCTTCCATTGATGGTGCTGGACAAAGCGATGTGGCTATTTCCACTAAAGCCCCGCTTTTGGGAAGATCCAACaagcaagagaagaagaagaagaaagggaaaGATCATGTGAACACATTGAGAGGCGTTGAGGTAGAGGAACAACGGAAATCTACTGATAGAGGAAACGTTACTGAGTGTTCTAATGCCTCAtctgcagcagcagcagcaacataTGTTCCAAGAAGGGATCGATCTAGTGGCTCGCAGAGCTTTGAAAAGAAGTGGCGGCGTCAAGTGAAGATTGTTCTTGTCATTGATGCAGCTATTTGTTTGACTCTACTTGGTGTTTGGTTGGCCATTTGTCAGGGCATTCAGTGTATACGTTCTTGATTAACAAGCCCTCTTCTCCTCTAAGTTCTTACTTTCACCTTGATTGATTGGTCTATTATTCTCTCTCAtatgtatttccttttctgtAATTCTGATATAGATACTGCAGTTCTGTAAGAGGCTCAAGTTTCCACCTGGGTTTGTGTATGTATGATTTGTTGAATTGTGTTGGAAGTAAACTTGAGAGTTAACTTGGAGCTCAAGTTATACTTATCCTATTTTAGTTATGATTAGGATAAATATGGTTTTACTAGTGTATTTAGGAAATATAAAGATCTATATAAGGAGATGTCAGCTTGTGACATAACTTAAGCGTTTTAAAGATCTTGTGTGAGCTTAAGAATTGTGATACTTTCTTAAAGCTAATAATAAGGATTGAGTCATTCTTATTTGATCTTCTTGAGTTATACGTTTGAGGTTAAAAcaataattggtatcagagcaaaacCATGGGAGAGATAACAACATCGAGTTCAATGGCGATAATCAAAGATGCAGGATCCTCGTCTATCAATTGTCCGATGCTTACTTCAAGCAATTACACCGTCTGGGCGATCCGGATGAAAACATTGCTTAGAGTGCACAAAGCTTGGGATGTTATTGAGAAGGAATCAGATGAGATGGATAGGAACGACATGGCTGTTGCCCTACTTTTCCAATCCATACCGGAAGCACTGATATTACAACTGGGGGACCTAGACAATGCAAAGAAAGTGTGGGAAGCTATCAAATCACGTCACATGGGAGCAGACCGGGTCAAGGAGGCTAGATTACAAACCCTAATTGCTGAATTTGATCGCTTAAAGATGAAGGACTCAGATACAATTGATGATTTTGTGGGGAAAATATCAGAAATTGCATCTAAGTCAGCTGCTCTTGGAGAAAAGATGGAAGAGACGAAGCTAGTAAAGAAATTTTTGCAGAGTTTACCgcgaaaaaatatatacatatagttgCTTCTCTCGAGCAAGTCTTGGATCTTAAAACCACAAGTTTTGAGGACATTATTGGTCG
The nucleotide sequence above comes from Brassica napus cultivar Da-Ae chromosome A9, Da-Ae, whole genome shotgun sequence. Encoded proteins:
- the LOC106421015 gene encoding phytolongin Phyl1.2 produces the protein MGSTVHYCCVSRGNQILYGYNNGGDHHRNESLAALCLEKTPPFHKWYFETISKRTFGFLIEEDGLVYFAIVDEVFKRSSVLEFLENLRDELKKADEKNSRGSFSGSISFNNVQDQLVRRLIASLERVAESTNHLTCLPLSSPSIDGAGQSDVAISTKAPLLGRSNKQEKKKKKGKDHVNTLRGVEVEEQRKSTDRGNVTECSNASSAAAAATYVPRRDRSSGSQSFEKKWRRQVKIVLVIDAAICLTLLGVWLAICQGIQCIRS
- the LOC106421206 gene encoding RING-H2 finger protein ATL58, which translates into the protein MSSYSNSNPENYSSSSGVNSPELKLYQAFIFSVPICFTFIILFVFYVIYLRRGSADLSSLGMRTTFLPGNSISTAELGLSKELREMLPIVVFKESFFVMDSQCSVCLGDYQADDKLQQIPACGHTFHMDCIDLWLTSHTTCPLCRLTLIPTQSHQSQEDDPPVPSLRTPDGGVSSDPEPQPDDHGNDVQEQQCDPSENDRDAESSEETQEDERNIIGTSSGGGNCKLG